One stretch of Acidobacteriota bacterium DNA includes these proteins:
- a CDS encoding glycosyltransferase, translating to MKILLVAGRYPWPARRGDQMRSDQLLRFLLREHQPLLVAPEAPPGAPAPPAGLRVEAYRPRRRVLATGLVRALLEGFPLQAGLYYQPELARLLRHHAQRVDLVILQLARQGLHRADLGETPTVVDLIDSLSLNFQHRARLDTPLWRLFLRWEARRLAAAERKLVAESRESWLVCARDREFLAGLEPSLEAKLRVVPIAVPPAERPAPPVEQRVRGERLVFTGNLGYFVNSDAIRWFLRRVWPVLVVRRPTLRLTVAGSRPPRSVRRAVAAAPRAELIDSPANLRAILASASAALAPMRSGSGVPVKVLEAWAEGVPVVASPWAGAGTTGRGERDFLLADQPEEWVEGIGSLLDDPALASRLVEAGQERLRQDYSAASVSRALGERLTDLSVE from the coding sequence TTGAAGATCCTCCTCGTCGCCGGGCGCTACCCCTGGCCGGCCCGGCGCGGCGATCAAATGCGGAGCGATCAGCTCCTGCGCTTTCTGCTGCGCGAGCACCAACCCCTGCTGGTGGCGCCGGAGGCGCCGCCCGGCGCACCCGCTCCGCCGGCTGGACTGCGGGTCGAAGCCTACCGGCCGCGCCGCCGGGTTTTGGCGACCGGTCTGGTCCGGGCGCTGCTGGAGGGCTTTCCCCTCCAGGCCGGCCTCTACTACCAGCCGGAGCTGGCGCGCTTGCTCCGTCACCATGCTCAGCGAGTGGATCTCGTGATCCTGCAGCTCGCCCGGCAAGGACTCCACCGCGCTGACCTGGGGGAAACGCCAACGGTGGTGGATCTGATCGACAGTCTGTCCCTCAACTTCCAGCATCGAGCGCGCTTGGATACCCCCCTGTGGCGCCTCTTTCTGCGCTGGGAGGCTCGTCGGCTGGCCGCTGCCGAAAGGAAATTGGTGGCGGAGAGCCGCGAAAGCTGGTTGGTGTGTGCCCGAGATCGCGAGTTCTTGGCCGGTCTCGAACCCTCCCTCGAAGCGAAATTGAGGGTGGTGCCCATCGCCGTGCCGCCGGCCGAACGGCCAGCCCCTCCGGTCGAGCAAAGGGTGCGCGGCGAGCGCCTGGTCTTCACCGGGAATCTCGGCTACTTCGTCAACAGCGACGCCATCCGCTGGTTCCTGCGGCGGGTTTGGCCGGTCCTCGTCGTGCGTCGGCCGACGTTGCGCCTGACGGTGGCCGGATCGAGGCCGCCACGGTCGGTACGGCGCGCCGTCGCCGCCGCGCCGAGGGCCGAGTTGATCGATTCGCCGGCGAATCTGCGAGCCATCCTGGCTTCCGCCTCGGCCGCCCTGGCGCCCATGCGAAGCGGTTCCGGGGTGCCGGTGAAGGTGCTGGAAGCTTGGGCCGAGGGGGTTCCGGTGGTCGCCTCACCCTGGGCCGGCGCCGGCACGACCGGCCGAGGGGAGAGAGACTTTCTGCTCGCCGATCAGCCGGAGGAGTGGGTCGAAGGGATCGGCTCGCTGCTCGACGATCCGGCTCTCGCCAGTCGCCTGGTCGAGGCCGGGCAGGAGCGATTGCGGCAGGACTACTCTGCAGCGTCCGTCTCTCGAGCCCTCGGCGAGCGCCTCACGGACCTGAGCGTCGAATAG
- a CDS encoding bifunctional 3,4-dihydroxy-2-butanone-4-phosphate synthase/GTP cyclohydrolase II: MNEPSPFASIDEATEAFRRGEFVIIVDDEDRENEGDLAIAADRITPEAINFMATHGRGLICLAMTEARCDELDLPLMVQDNTTPFGTAFTVSVEARGKVTTGISAADRAATIRTAIDPATRPQDLLRPGHVFPLRARLGGVLKRAGQTEASVDLAKLAGRHPSGVICEIMNEDGTMARVPDLKIFAERHGLLMITVSDLIRYRLQNETLVRRVASPRLPTAYGEFQIYAYRSDVTGEEHIALAMGEIREDEPVLVRVHSQCLTGDIFGSQRCDCGLQLLQSLERIQQEKRGVILYLLQEGRGIGLFNKLRAYELQEQGHDTVEANEKLGFRPDLRGYGIGAQILRDLGVRQMRLMTNNPRKYVGLSGYGLEIVDRVPLEIPPTDTSRDYLRTKREKLGHLLRLV, from the coding sequence ATGAACGAACCTTCCCCGTTCGCCTCCATCGACGAGGCGACTGAGGCCTTTCGCCGCGGCGAGTTCGTCATCATCGTCGATGACGAAGACCGCGAAAACGAAGGCGATCTCGCCATTGCGGCGGATCGCATCACGCCGGAAGCGATCAACTTCATGGCCACCCACGGCCGGGGGTTGATCTGTCTGGCGATGACCGAAGCGCGCTGCGACGAACTCGACCTGCCGTTGATGGTGCAGGACAACACCACGCCCTTCGGCACCGCCTTCACCGTCTCCGTCGAGGCGCGCGGCAAGGTGACCACCGGCATCTCCGCCGCCGACCGCGCGGCGACCATTCGCACCGCCATCGACCCGGCGACCCGGCCGCAGGATCTGCTGCGGCCGGGCCATGTTTTTCCGCTGCGGGCACGGCTGGGGGGCGTCCTCAAGCGGGCCGGGCAGACGGAGGCCTCCGTCGATCTCGCCAAGCTCGCCGGTCGCCATCCTTCCGGGGTGATCTGCGAGATCATGAACGAGGACGGCACCATGGCGCGGGTACCGGACCTCAAGATCTTCGCCGAGCGCCACGGGCTGTTGATGATCACCGTGTCGGACCTGATCCGCTACCGGCTGCAGAATGAAACCCTGGTGCGGCGGGTCGCCTCGCCCCGCTTGCCCACCGCCTACGGGGAGTTCCAGATTTACGCCTACCGGTCCGACGTCACCGGCGAAGAGCACATCGCCCTGGCGATGGGCGAGATTCGAGAGGACGAGCCGGTGCTGGTGCGGGTCCACAGTCAGTGCCTGACCGGCGACATCTTCGGCTCTCAGCGTTGCGACTGCGGCCTTCAGCTCTTGCAGTCCCTGGAGCGAATCCAACAGGAGAAGCGCGGCGTGATCCTCTACCTGCTGCAGGAAGGCCGGGGCATCGGCCTGTTCAACAAACTGCGCGCCTACGAGCTGCAGGAGCAGGGGCACGACACGGTGGAAGCGAACGAAAAGTTGGGCTTCCGGCCGGACCTGCGCGGCTACGGCATCGGCGCCCAGATCCTGCGCGACCTCGGCGTGCGCCAGATGCGCTTGATGACCAACAACCCGCGCAAGTACGTGGGCCTGTCCGGCTACGGCCTGGAAATCGTCGATCGGGTGCCGCTGGAGATTCCGCCCACCGACACCAGCCGCGATTACCTGCGGACCAAGCGCGAAAAGCTCGGCCACCTCCTTCGTCTCGTTTAG